In the bacterium genome, ATAACTTCGAACCCCGCATCCTCGCGTTCCTGTGCACGTGGTGCAGCTACGCGGGCGCGGACCTGGCGGGCGTCTCGCGGCTGCAGTACCCGCCCAACGTGTGCGTCATCAAGGTGCCGTGCTCGGCTCGAGTGAAGCCGCTGTATTTGATACGCGCCTTGCTGGAGGGGTGGGACGGCGTGCTGGTATCCGGCTGCCACCCGGGCGACTGCCACTACATCGCCGGCAACTACGCCGCGCGGCGCCGCTTCATACTGCTCAAGGATTTCGTGGAGTACTTCGGCCTTGAGCCCGGGCGCGTCAACTTCTCGTGGGTCTCGGCCAGCGAGGGCGGCAAGTACGCCGACGTAATCAAGACGGTCGTAGACCGCATCAAAAAATTGGGGCCGGCGAAGCGTATGGTCAAGCGATATGCGGAACCTGAAGGAGTTTAAACGCTCGTAAAGCTCAAGGAGGGTCGTCAACATGGCCGACGATAAAATAATAGCGTTCTGCGGAATTCTCTGCTCGGAGTGTCCCGCGTTCAAAGCGACGCAGGCGGGCGACGAGGAAGCGCTCGCGAAGCAAGCCGAAGAATGGTCCTCCGAGGACTCCCCCCTCGAGGCGGACGACCTGTTGTGCGACGGCTGCATCTACGAGGACAAGAGGGCCGCCAAGTTCTGTCTGGATTGCGACGTCCGGCAATGCGCCTTCGAGAAGGGCGTCGCAAACTGCGCGTACTGCGACGACTTCCCGTGCGACAAGCTCGAGAAGCCGTGGTCGATGTCGGTCGACGCCAAGACGACGCTGGAGGAAATCCGCCGGATGCTCAAGGGGTCATAATGGCCGACGAAAAGATAATCGCGTTCTGCGGCATAGACTGCGCCGCGTGCCCGGCCTACGTCGGGACGCGAGAGGGCGACGCCGAGCTCCTCGCGAAGACGGCCGCGGAATGGTCGACCGCCGACGAGCCGCTTACGGCGGAAGACCTCATCTGCTACAGCTGCGTCCAAACCGAAAAGCGCCTCTTCACCTGGTGTGCGCAATGTACGATGAAGGACTGCTGCCGCGAGAAGGATATCCCCAACTGCGCGTACTGCGACGAGTACGCGTGCGACGACCTCAAAAAGCTCTGGGATATGGTCGAGTCGCAGGACCCGCGGACGACGCTGGACGACGTACGGCGAGAGGTTAAGAGGCTCTAAGCGGCGCCATTATGACGGTGGAAAAAGAAATCCGAACTAAAGCGCGGGAGCTGCTCGC is a window encoding:
- a CDS encoding hydrogenase iron-sulfur subunit, whose amino-acid sequence is NFEPRILAFLCTWCSYAGADLAGVSRLQYPPNVCVIKVPCSARVKPLYLIRALLEGWDGVLVSGCHPGDCHYIAGNYAARRRFILLKDFVEYFGLEPGRVNFSWVSASEGGKYADVIKTVVDRIKKLGPAKRMVKRYAEPEGV
- a CDS encoding DUF3795 domain-containing protein, whose translation is MADDKIIAFCGILCSECPAFKATQAGDEEALAKQAEEWSSEDSPLEADDLLCDGCIYEDKRAAKFCLDCDVRQCAFEKGVANCAYCDDFPCDKLEKPWSMSVDAKTTLEEIRRMLKGS
- a CDS encoding DUF3795 domain-containing protein, which gives rise to MADEKIIAFCGIDCAACPAYVGTREGDAELLAKTAAEWSTADEPLTAEDLICYSCVQTEKRLFTWCAQCTMKDCCREKDIPNCAYCDEYACDDLKKLWDMVESQDPRTTLDDVRREVKRL